The Natrinema sp. DC36 genome includes the window GGCCTCAACCATCGACTCGAACTCCTCGCGGGTTAGCTCCTGGATTTCGGGGTCGATGAAGGAGGCGGCGGACTGGGCGTTGGAGGCCAGCGACTGTGAGCGGGCCGTCAGCGCCTGATACTCCTGATTCGTCGTATCTTCGTCGCGGCGCATGCGGGCGTAGGCCGCGACCGTCGATACCTCGCGCATGATCTCGTCGCGCAACTCGAGGACCGCCAGGAAGGTTTCGGCGTCGTCGGTGACCCGCCCCTCGTAGGACTCGAGGTCGTCGACGCGTTCGGCGACCGCCTCGTAGGCGGACTCCCAGTCGTCGTCGGTCGCGTAGATGCTCTCGAGGTCCCAGGTGTACGCCTCGTCGACCTCGGAGCGCTCGGGGACGGAACTCATATCTCGGATTTTGAAACGGAGGAGGTAAAGGGTATCGGACGCTCACGCGGACGCCTACGTTTCCGCGTCGACCGCGGTCCGGACGACTCGAGCGACGCCCAGCATCGCGACGTACGTTCCGACGAGAACGAGCAAGACGAGCAAGATGACGCCCAGGACGGACGCACCCGCCTCGGGATGGGTCCGCAGCGGTGACGTGAGACGGAGTCCGAAGAAGCACACGAGCACGCCCGCAGCGACGCGGCTCGACGCGCGCCAGTAGGCGCCGTACTCCTCGGGCGAGAGATCCATGCGCCGACGTGTGTCCGCGGCCGTGAAAAACGCTCGTACACAGCCACCCGAGGGCCGGTGATCCGAACGCTCACCGCTGAACTACCTCCCCGTCACTGCATCCCGTCGGCCACCTGCCCCGCCACTCGAGCCCCGGTCTGCCGGTCGATTCGCCGACGCTCGAACACCGCTCGAGCGCTCTCGGCCGCCGCGTCGTCGATCTCGAACTCGAGGCCGGGGTAGTCCACGTCGGTCAGCACGAGCGGCTCCGGCGGCGCGGGTGCGATTCCCTCGTGGCCGGGCAGCGGGTCGGGCTCGAGGACGCGATCGATTTTCGCGAACGGGGCGTCGCCGGCACCGACGTCGCGAGCCAGCGATACCAGTCGGCGGACGAGTTCGCGGGCGAAGCCGCCCGCACTGACCGTGACGACGAGGTACGCGCCGTCACGCCGGGCCTCGAGCGAGGGCGAGCGCTCGGTGTTGTGGTCGTCCGGCGTCAGGTTGTGAACGTCGTGGGCGCCCGAGAGCGCCTCGCAGGCCGCGCGGAACCGCTCGTCGTCGAGAGAGCGATCGGGCGTATCGGCGTTCACCGGCGGAGATTGCGGTGCATACAGGTGATAGGTATACTCTCGGCGGTTCGCGTGATGCGTCGCGTGGAACCCCTCCGGCGCGTCGGCGGCCGCCCACGCGCGAACGTCCGCGGGAAGTTCGGCGTTCAGCGCCCGCGGTGCGAGCCAATCGGGGGCCTCGAGCGCGATCGTCTGGGCGAGCGCGGAGACGCCCGCGTCGGTCCGGCCGGCAGCGGCGTAGCCGTCGGGTTTGTCGGCGTCGGGGGCGAGGACCTCGAGCGCGCGGAGCGCGTCGAAGATCGCGTCCTCGACGGTTGGGACGTCGGGCTGGCGCTGGAAGCCGTGATAGTCCGTGCCGTCGTAAGCGATTCTGAACGCGCGAAGGGGCATTTGATCTCGAGTCGACCCAGCGCGGCCAGCAGGTTATACGGTTCGCTCGTCCCCGAACGCTGTGACGACCGCACAGCCCAGAGAAGGCGCGTTTCACTCCGACCCGATCGACCGACGTGCGGTGGCGCGCGCCGAGCCGCGGTGAATGCGAATGAACCGCGGCACAAAGCCGTGCGAGCGTTAGCGCGGGACCGGAGGTCCCGCGAACCATGCGAACGGGCGCTGCGCGCCCGTGAGCAGAAATCGGCTGGGGAGGACGTGGCGATTCCCTGTTGTCACGATAGCAGGGCGCCTTGTCACACTC containing:
- the truA gene encoding tRNA pseudouridine(38-40) synthase TruA, which gives rise to MPLRAFRIAYDGTDYHGFQRQPDVPTVEDAIFDALRALEVLAPDADKPDGYAAAGRTDAGVSALAQTIALEAPDWLAPRALNAELPADVRAWAAADAPEGFHATHHANRREYTYHLYAPQSPPVNADTPDRSLDDERFRAACEALSGAHDVHNLTPDDHNTERSPSLEARRDGAYLVVTVSAGGFARELVRRLVSLARDVGAGDAPFAKIDRVLEPDPLPGHEGIAPAPPEPLVLTDVDYPGLEFEIDDAAAESARAVFERRRIDRQTGARVAGQVADGMQ